The sequence CGGGGAGTACCAGTGACCTTTTCGTCACACTACGCCGCCGTTCCGGCAAGCAGGGAGGATGCCGAACACTATTGGCATCTTGCCCAAGTCCGTTGAAGGGGCGTCCCGCCCGTTCCCTTGGTTCCCGATCCGGACTCTCAAGGAAATGAAGGTGCGAAGATATTTTTCAGACAGCTTCTCACGGACCGGCCTGCACCTTGAGCCGGATGAAGCGGGTCGAGGAAGTGGTGGTGTTGAAACTATCGCGAACAATGAGCTGCGTGGCGGTGTCGGCTTCGACCACCACGTTGACGTCGGACCAGTCGTTCAGCGCGCCGCAGGTTTCCACCGTGTAGGTCAGGTTCGTGGCCTGCGGATTCTTGTTCACGGTCAGGCGGAGGTGCTGCTTGTCGGCGACGGTCTCGAGGTCGGCGACCGGCCCGGCGGTGTAAACCAGCGGATTGGTGCCCAGGGCATACTCCATCAGGTTGGTGAGGCCGTCCTTGTCGGCATCGTCGCCGGGCAGGTTGGCGCCGGGGTTGGCGTTGCCGAAGTTCGCGGCCTCCCAGGTATCGTAGATGCCGTTGCCATTGGTGTCCGGATTGACGGCGGTATAGACGAGCACCAGGTTGTTGCCGGCCTGTTGGACCGCCCAGGTGCCCTGCGGCAGGGTGAGCCCGCTGGTATCCACCGTGAACTTGTCCGCGCTGAAGGTGGGGATGGAGGAGCTCGTCTGGATCAGGACGAAGGAGGCGTTGGTTTCGGTGAAGTTCGCGAGGGCGAGATCCACCGGGCGGATGGTGATCGGGTTGCCGCTGGTGGCCGTCAGACTGAGCGAGCTTACGGTCGCCTTGTCCCAGCCGGTGCCGGCCGCCCCGGTCCAGTTGTTGATCTCCCAGGTCACCTTCGATCCTCCGGCCAGGGTCAAGGTGTTGTTGACCGTCAGATTGCCGACCGCGTTGTTTCCGGGTGCGAGCGTGCCGCTGTTACTCACCGTGCCAGCGATGCTGCCGCTGCCGCCGAGGGTGCTCGCGGCGTTGATGGTGGTGGCGGTGTTGCCGAGCGCGCCGTTTACCAGCAGCGCCCCGCCGGTGATCGAGGTGGCGCCGATGTAGTTGTTCGATCCGCTCAAGGTGAGCGTGGCGGTGCCGGTCTTGGTGAGAGCCCCCGCTCCGCTGATGACTCCGGAGAGGGTCTGGCTGGCGGATGACGAATGCCGGAGGGTTCCGGCGTTGGAGATATTGCCGCCGTAGGTTCCATTGCCCAGGCTGCCGCTGCCAGCGATTTCCAAGGTGCCCGCAGCGACGACCGTGCCGCCGGGATAGGTGTTGGCAGCCGTTAGAATCACCGTTCCGTTCAAGGTCGTCGTTCCAAACGTCAGGACCGACGGGGCGGACTCGGAGATGGCGCCATTCAGCGTGGCGACACCGGTTCCCTTCGCCCCGATCGTCGCGCTTCCCGTCAGGGTGATAGTCCCGTTCAGCGTGTTGTTAGAGAGGTTGTCGTTGGCGAAGCGAAGTGCGACGTCGTAGCCGCTTCCTTCGCCGTAGCCGGTTCCCTCGATGGTGAAGTCCTGGCTGAAGGTGCCACCGGTCCACATGCCCAGTTGTCCGCCGGTTTTCACGACGACCCGGGTGGTGCTGCCGAGACCGCCGCCTGCAGCGGACGTGGTGCTGGTGCGACCGCCTTCCATTTGCAGCGTGCCCGTGAATCCTGCCCCGAGCCCCGCGGTGCCCCATCCGAAGTCGAAGTTCTTCCCGGTCTCCAGGGCCAGGGTTCCAGCACCGGTGTATTTCGACCAGGTCTGGGCGGCGGCTCCGGTGGCGGTGTTGTACTGGACCCTCAGGGTGGCACCGGACGCGATGTCGTAGGTGCTGTTGAGCGTCGGCTGGATGGTGCCGTTGCCCAGTTGCAGGGTTCCTGCCGAGACCTTGGTTGCGCCCGTGTAGGTATTGGTGCCGGTCAGGACCAGCGATCCGTCACCGGCTTTGACCCATCCCTGGTTACCCGCCAACACCGCGCCGATGGTGGTGGTTTGATTCGTCACGGTGATCACCGGGAAGTCGCTGGCGACGGCAAGCGTGAGCGGGCCGCCACTGCCGGTGTTCAGCGTCCAACCGTGGCTGGGCGAGGTATCGCCAAAGACCAGGGTGCCAATGGTGCGCGCACCATCCAGGGTGACGGTGGGGCTGGTGGTGAGATTGAGCGTGCTGAAGTCGGCATAGGCCCCGGTCCCCGATGGGATGCCGCCCTGCCAATTGCCGGCGGTGATCCACGAACCGCCGCTGGAATTAATCCACGTGGGTGGGACGATCACCGTGATATTCAGGGTGGCAATGTCCTCCAGCCCCGAGGGATCGGCCACGCGGACGGTGAAGGTATTCACGCCGAGGTCGGCGGCTTGCGGCGTGCCGGAGAGCGCGCCATTGGGCGCGACGTTCAGCCATGCCGGCCCACCCGGGAGCTTCGAGAAGACGAGCGCGTCGGCGGAGTTGAAGTCACTGGCGAGGGGAGCAAGGCTTTGACCGGTGTAGGCCATCGCGACGGGCGCGTCCGGCCTCGCGACCGGATCGGCGGCAAAGGACGGTGCCTGGTTGCCGACTGCCACATCGTCGAAGCTGCCACCGAGGCGATAGGAAAGAAACTGGCCGGGGATTTCGCCGGAGCCGTTCGCAGGCGCGGCATCGCCCTGGCGTTGCCAGGCCACCGCGAGATGATCGCCGCCGCCGCCCTCCTTGTGGCGGACTTCGAAGTAGTAGTACTTCCCGGCCTGCAAGGCGATGTAGGCGCTGGGAGAACGCTGGCTCCACCCCTTGGGATCCGTGTAGCCGGAGAGCTGGTGGATGCGAGACTTGGTCGCCGCTTGTTCGCTGGTGCCGAGCCAAAGTTCCGAGTTGTCGTCGGAGGTGAGATAGAAGCGGTAGTTGCCGGTGACGGTGGGCTTGATCCAACCGGTGATGCGCTGGCCGTAGTCCTCGCCGTAGTCGGCAGTCGTCGCGGCACTGGTGATCGGGCCGCTGGAGTCCGCGTTGAAGGGGAACTTCGCCTGTGAAGTCAGGTCGGTCACGGCACTGCCACCGATGCCGGTATAGACTTCACGCCACAATCCGCCGGACACGAGCGCCCCGGTGTCGGTCACGGTGACTTGCGCCGCGGTGCTGGTGAGCGTGCCGAGCGTGGTGGTAAAGACGCAGTCGTAGTCGCCCGCGGCGCCACCGGAGACATTCGCGAAGGTCAGCGAGGGGCTGTTGGTGGGTGCCCCCATGTTCACGCCGTTGCGGCGCCATTGGTAGAAGCCGGGCTGCGGACCCGTGGTCGCGACCGAGAGCGTCACCGAGCCACCCCGGGTCGTACTGGCCGGTTGCGGATGAGCGGTGATGCTCATCGTCGCGGGAGTACTGTCCGGCGCGGCGATATAGGCACCGTCGATCACTTCGATCGCACCGCCGTTGATCGCCCAGCCGATGGAGAGGAGATCGGCTCCCGTGCCTTCCTTGTGCAGCGCCTCGAAGGAATAGGCCTGACCGGCGGTCAGGTTGAACGCCACCGACTGCTGGCTGCCGTACTTGTTCCACTGGTTCACCGCGGTCGAGCCGGTGACCGAAGCGATCGCCGTGGGCGAGACGGCGCCGAGGCCGCTGCTATTGAACTTGAGCTGCGAGCCATCGTCCGAAGCGATGTAAAAGCGGTAGGAGCCGGTGACCGGCGCGATCACGCAGCCGGTGAGGCGCGCGCCGTAGTTGTCGCCACTGAAGTCGCCGGTCAAGCGGGTCACGGTGCGCGTGACATCCGGGGAATTCGGGAACTTCGTGGCCCCCGTCAGGTTCGTCACCAGAGTGCCGGTGAGGCCGGTGTACACCTGGTAGTTCGCGAGCCCGGCGATGTAGCCGGCAGGCGCGGGATGAATGCTGACGCTGACATCGATCGGCTCGACCAGCGTGTAGCTGCCGCGGGTGACGCTGAGCTGCACCCGGTAGCTACCGGCCATGCTGAAAGTCATGTCGGTGGTGGCGGCCGAGGGTTGGCTGAAGGTGACCGTGCCGGGACCGGAAAGCTTGGTCCACGCGGCGGAGTAGCCGGAGGAAACGGCAGCACCTTGGCCGTCCACGAGACTCACCGGCATGGCAAGCGTGCTGCCGGTGTGGGAGATCTTCCGGGCATCGATGGTCGGCCAGGTGATATTGGGCGACTGGAAGTTCGCGATGACCTGGTCGGGTGCATCGTTGATGGACGGGATGATGTTCAGGCCGCCATTGGCGATGACATACGGCAGGGCCATGTCGATTGCGGCGCACTGGGTTTCGTCGAGGTAGCTGTCATTCACGCTGCGCGAGCGGAAGTACTGGAAGCCGCCCGTGTGGGTGCGCGACAGCGCGTAGTAGAAGCGCCAGTTGTCCAACATGAAGCGTTGCTGGCGGTCGGTCAGGAAGGCGGTGGCCAGGGCGTGATAGGCCTGGGCCCCGACGCAGTAGGCGTGGGCTTCCTGCTGACGGATGTAATGGCGGCTGGTGTAGGCCTTCAAGCGGGCGAGCTTGTCTTCATCGTCCGCGGTGAGGGCACCGCCGTTCCGCTTGTAGAGGTCCATGCCGAGTGCGGTGGCGGGAGTGCGGCCGGCAGCGTCCCATCCGGTGGGCGCATTGAGCGTGTAGGCCACGTGGCCGTCGTCGTTGCTACTGGAATTATAGTAAGCAGTGCGCTTGCCCATCCAGTTCCACTGCATCTGGAACTTCTCGTCGAGCGTGTGATCGTAGTTCTCCTTGCCGACCTCCACGGCCCCGACCGGTGCGGTGGGGTAGCCGAAGTAGTGGCCATCGCGCGGGCGCACGGTCATGTCCATGCCCACGTGGCGGGCGAAGGCCATGCCATTGAAGCTATAGACGCCGCACATGTTGATGCCGCCGCCCCAGCCGAGGTGGATGTAGTCTCCGATCACCCCGCCATGCGACACCATGCCCGCGATCTGGGTGCCCGCCGGCGTGTAAGTCGTGCCGAGCGCCGGTTGTTTCCACCACTGGACCGTATTGGCGCACATCTCCGCGCCGCGCTGGATCGCGGGTGCCACGGTGGCGTCCGCGGTCTTCGCATAGTACTCGGAAAGGAACATCACGAACTGGCCGAGCTGCCAGTTGCTGAGGGCACCGCCCACGTAGTTCGGGTTCGCCGTGCCATCGAACAGCTTGTCCTCCACCGCGGCATAGACGCCGGCGTTGATCTGTTGGACGCAACGGTCGCGGATCTTGTTGATCGAAAGCCGGTAGGGCTTGGCACCGGTCGTGTCGTTCCAGTTCGGGTGGCCGAGCAGGCACAGGCCGGACCAGCCAGTGGGGTAGCCCACGTCGCCATTGCTGGTGCTCATCACGCGCTGGTGCAGCCACGCGCAGGCACTCTCGAAGCTCGCCTGGTGCTTGGCGCTGGCGCGCGGGTAGGCCGCTCCGAATGTCCCTGCCGACGGCAGGGTCACCGTGACATCGAGCGATCCCACGCCCGGGCGCAGCACTTTCAAGGGCAGCGAGCCTCCAGCACCTTCGGCGCGGTCCACCGCGAAGCCGAGCTCCTGGCTGACCCCGTGGTGATAAGTGCCGGTCGGCGTGAAGGTCTTACCGAAGGCCCCGAACAAATAGTCACCGACTTGCAAGCCGGAGGTAACCCCGGGCGCGGCGGCATCGAGCGACACGATGCGCGCGTAGCTCGAATTCGGGGTGACGCGGAATTGGCCGCCGATCGGTCCGAGCGGATAGTTCCGGGTCTCTTCCTGGGCAGTGGCTGCGGCGGGCAGCAAGGCCAGCAAGGCGCAAATGAGGGAGGCAAGACGCATGGGCTTTTGAGAGCTGGGTTTTCGCGGACGGAAAAGAAATTCAAGGGGCCGGCGGGACGGGGCGGAGCGTCACGGTGACCGGTGTCGCCTCGGACGGCAGCAAGGCCGTATTGGGCAGGTAGAGGGTATCGTCGTCGCCGCCCGCCCGCGGATTCCCGGCGAGTGCGGTGGAGTCGGAAATCAGCGCGATGATCGAGCCGTCGCGCTCCGCAGCAAAGCCGCCGGCGTCCACTACGGAGCCTTGATAATGCCAAGGCCCGCGAGCCAGCGTGCCGCCGGTTTTTCCCTGCGGACTTTCGTGGGCAAGCGCCAGCAGGTCCTCGAGCGCCAGCTTCTTCGCCGGACCATTGGTCGCCCACTCCACCTCGATCGTCACCGGCACCGGCTTCGGTGCCTCGCCCTGCGGTGCCAGTCCGATCAAAAGCGCTGCCACATGGAGGTGTAGCGGCGACACCTCGGCCGCGAGCAGCGCCTCATGGACCTTGCCCTTGGTGGTGACCAGGGCGTATTCCACCAGGCCCTCGCGGGCATTGATTTTAGCGGGAAACGAAATCGTCCGGGTGGCGCGGTCGCATTGGATCCGGCCGATCCGGAAGGTGGTCTCGCCGGTCTTTTCAATCAGCTTCGCGACTTCCTCCTTCCAAGCCTCGGGCGTGGCCGGACCCATGCCGCCTTCGGGCTTGGTGGCGGGGATGAACTTGCCCGAGCCATCGATCGCACCTTGAGCCGGGTCAGGCGGGGATTGGGCCCCGGCCGACGCCACGCCCAGGGTCGCCGCGATGGCGATGACCGACCCGGACCGGAGAAGCCCTGATAGCGTTTGCATCGTTGGTTGTTCGACCATTGGGTTTGCCGTTGCGGGCGGGAGAGCTGCTGGGTGTCGCGGTTCGTCCGAGCCGGAGCGGTGACAGACCGGGAAGGGACGCGCGTGCTTCTCCCGCTGATCTATAGCAGGATCGTCACATTCAAAGCGATAAAGTGACGCCTATATTGCATCCTCGCTCTTCTCAAGCCCTTTAATTCTCGTAACCGGTCAAAAAAGTGAAGAGGTTCGCGCACCGTGACCCGCCCACTCCGCCGCCTGCCCTTGGCCGAGCAAACCGCCGCGCACTTGCGCGAGGGCTTCCAAAGCGGGCGCTGTGTCGGGCAATTGCCCGGGGTCATGCAGCTCGCGGCCGAACTGGCAGTGTCCAATCACACCGTGCGGGCGGCCCTGAAGATGCTGGAGCAAGAAGGCTGGCTCGAGGACTGTGGCGCGGGACGCCGGAGAAGGATCGTGGCGAACCAACTCAGGGAACCGTCGCGCCGCTCTCTCCGCATTGGCATCCTGCTTGATGAGCCATTTGAGGACGCAGGATTTCGCACGGTCAAAATCCTGTTGGGGGGTACGCTTTGCGATCGAGGCAGCGGGACACACTTGCGTCTTCAGTGACCAATACCTTCCCCAGTTGAACGACGATCTTCCGAAGATCTCGCGCCTGACGAGGAAGGAAGAAGTGACCGCATGATTGGGAACTGCAACCCATGGAAGCGCAATTTGAATGCTTCGGCTCACAGCCTGCGACCGAATAGTCCGCCTTGTCAGACATTCCGCCGTTTCTAAGGTTGGCCCGTCTGCTGCAAAGAAGCCTCGTCCCCCCCCGACACTGGGGGGTGGCGAATACGGGTTCCTTCCGTGCGCGGATTCGCCACCCCCCTTCCAAACAATGCTCCACATCGCTGCGCTATTCGAGGTCCCGCCTCACTTCACTCCATTGCAGAAGGGACGGCTCAATGCTGAGCTTCAAATCGCTGGATTTGCTCGCGTTCCCGACATACCCGCTCTCTGGCTGTCTCGCTCCCGCTTTGAAGATCTCCGCTCAGCGCGACACTCCTTCAGGAACATTTTTCACGCGTGTGGAATGGCCCTGCCCCACACCTTCCTGATTCCATTCGCCGAATCGGCGGAGTTGCCGTGACACCGAACCCTGGAGCATGTCCGTCAAGTGATCTCCCTTTGCAACCGGATCAATCCGCCTTGAACCTCAGATGGGCATGAAAGGCGAAAAAGGCATGGAAAACGGAAACCCCGGCAGCGACCCTGCGACCGCAGGATGGAAGGAAATCGTCCGGCGATATCAATTGCCCTCCGGCTGGCGTGCCGTGTGGCAGCTCTCTAACACCCTCATCCCCTACGCAGCACTGTGGGTGCTGATGTATTTCAGCCTGGCGATCTCCTATTGGCTTGTGGTTCCGCTTGCGATTCTCGCGGGTGCTTTCCTGATCAGGACCTTCGTGATTTTCCACGACTGTACCCACGGCTCGTTCTTCAAATCGAAGCGGGCCAATGAGGTCGTCGGGATCATCACCGGGCTTCTCGTATTCACGCCGTTCCATCAATGGCGCTTCGAACACACCATTCACCACTCTAGCGCCGGGGACCTGGATCGCCGTGGTATTGGTGACGTCTGGACCCTCACCGTGCAGGAATACCTGGAATCCTCACGATGGCGGCGTTTCACCTACCGCCTCTCCCGCAACCCGATCATTCTGTTCGGCATTGCCCCGCTGCTGCTGTTTCTGCTGCTACACCGGGTGCCCGTGAAAAAGGCGGACCGGCAAGTCCGGCTGGGGGTTCATCTTACAAATTTGACCCTCCTCCTGATGGCCGTCGCTGGTTCGTGGGCGTTCGGTATTCTGCCGTACCTCGTGATCCAGTTCACCGCGATCCTGGTGGCAAGCGTTGCCGGCGTCTGGCTGTTCTACGTCCAGCATCAATTCGAGGACGTCTATTGGGAGCGTCGGCCGGACTGGGACTTCGCAAAAGCCGCTCTTGAGGGAAGCTCCTTCTACAAGCTTCCAAAGATCCTTCAATGGTTCTCGGGAAACATCGGGTTCCACCATATCCATCACCTGAGTCCGAGAATTCCAAACTACGAATTGGAACGAGCTCACAATGCCGAGCCGATGTTCCAGAACGTGAAGCCGCTCACCATCCGAAGCAGTCTGAAGTCTTTGAAATTCCGATTGTGGGACGAAAGCGCCGGCAAGCTGACTGGCTATCAGGCGCTTAATCGGCGGCGACGCGAAGAATCGGAGACCTGATCAATTCACGCTGGGCTCCTCCACCCCGCACTCGGAATCCTTTGGATCCAGCGCGGCTTCACCTTGCATTCATGGCAGCATCGCCAGAGGTGTGGAGCACGACCCCGCGTCCGGCTCGGTCGATTCAGAAAGTCCAGTTCAGCGACATGGTGCCGAAGACCTGGCCCTCGTCCTGCCCGTCAAATTCCTTGGTCCGGTAAACAAGGGCATAGGCGAGCTTGGTGTTGTGATAATTGATAGCCACGCCTGCACTCAGGTCGGCGACGAAGACATTGCTGTCGACCGAGTGGCTGTTGCTGAACGTATTCCCGTCGAGGAAGATGTTCCGCGCCACCGCCCGCCCTTCCACGCGGGTGAAGACATAGGCGCCCACGTCATAGCGCGAGCGATCGGCTTCCTGGCGGCCATCGACGGGCGTCGAGGTCGGGGCAGCCGACGCGATCGACGGGGTACCGAAATCGTCGGGGAGATTCAGCCCGATGCGGAACTCCGAACCGAGGCACGCGTCGATTTTCACGGTGCCAAGAGCCGCCCCCGCGTAGGGTAGGAATTCCCAGTCGAGACCGGCGCGGCGTTCATGCGCCGGCCAGCGCCACATGTGCTCGTAATCCACGCTGAAGGCGAGTTCGTCATCGAGCTGGTTATCCCAACCCTTGGGGCTGTCAAATCCGCGCAGATCGTGGATGAAACGCTGGGTTTCTTCCGCGTAAGACAAGGAGCCGACTACCCCGATGTCCAGCACGAGCGAGTTGCGGACCTTTGCATCCTTCCACACCACGCCTAACTCGAGATAAAGCCAGCCCGCATAGGGGCGGTCGTACCTCTGCAAGACCGCAGTGTCGGTATCGACCGGAGTGTAGATGTTCTGCCCGAGGGCGAAAACGAGGTTTTTCTGGTAGTCCTTCTGATTGATGTAGGGAAGCAGGTCGAACAGCGGCAGGAACGGACTCGCAA is a genomic window of Luteolibacter arcticus containing:
- a CDS encoding DUF6288 domain-containing protein; amino-acid sequence: MRLASLICALLALLPAAATAQEETRNYPLGPIGGQFRVTPNSSYARIVSLDAAAPGVTSGLQVGDYLFGAFGKTFTPTGTYHHGVSQELGFAVDRAEGAGGSLPLKVLRPGVGSLDVTVTLPSAGTFGAAYPRASAKHQASFESACAWLHQRVMSTSNGDVGYPTGWSGLCLLGHPNWNDTTGAKPYRLSINKIRDRCVQQINAGVYAAVEDKLFDGTANPNYVGGALSNWQLGQFVMFLSEYYAKTADATVAPAIQRGAEMCANTVQWWKQPALGTTYTPAGTQIAGMVSHGGVIGDYIHLGWGGGINMCGVYSFNGMAFARHVGMDMTVRPRDGHYFGYPTAPVGAVEVGKENYDHTLDEKFQMQWNWMGKRTAYYNSSSNDDGHVAYTLNAPTGWDAAGRTPATALGMDLYKRNGGALTADDEDKLARLKAYTSRHYIRQQEAHAYCVGAQAYHALATAFLTDRQQRFMLDNWRFYYALSRTHTGGFQYFRSRSVNDSYLDETQCAAIDMALPYVIANGGLNIIPSINDAPDQVIANFQSPNITWPTIDARKISHTGSTLAMPVSLVDGQGAAVSSGYSAAWTKLSGPGTVTFSQPSAATTDMTFSMAGSYRVQLSVTRGSYTLVEPIDVSVSIHPAPAGYIAGLANYQVYTGLTGTLVTNLTGATKFPNSPDVTRTVTRLTGDFSGDNYGARLTGCVIAPVTGSYRFYIASDDGSQLKFNSSGLGAVSPTAIASVTGSTAVNQWNKYGSQQSVAFNLTAGQAYSFEALHKEGTGADLLSIGWAINGGAIEVIDGAYIAAPDSTPATMSITAHPQPASTTRGGSVTLSVATTGPQPGFYQWRRNGVNMGAPTNSPSLTFANVSGGAAGDYDCVFTTTLGTLTSTAAQVTVTDTGALVSGGLWREVYTGIGGSAVTDLTSQAKFPFNADSSGPITSAATTADYGEDYGQRITGWIKPTVTGNYRFYLTSDDNSELWLGTSEQAATKSRIHQLSGYTDPKGWSQRSPSAYIALQAGKYYYFEVRHKEGGGGDHLAVAWQRQGDAAPANGSGEIPGQFLSYRLGGSFDDVAVGNQAPSFAADPVARPDAPVAMAYTGQSLAPLASDFNSADALVFSKLPGGPAWLNVAPNGALSGTPQAADLGVNTFTVRVADPSGLEDIATLNITVIVPPTWINSSGGSWITAGNWQGGIPSGTGAYADFSTLNLTTSPTVTLDGARTIGTLVFGDTSPSHGWTLNTGSGGPLTLAVASDFPVITVTNQTTTIGAVLAGNQGWVKAGDGSLVLTGTNTYTGATKVSAGTLQLGNGTIQPTLNSTYDIASGATLRVQYNTATGAAAQTWSKYTGAGTLALETGKNFDFGWGTAGLGAGFTGTLQMEGGRTSTTSAAGGGLGSTTRVVVKTGGQLGMWTGGTFSQDFTIEGTGYGEGSGYDVALRFANDNLSNNTLNGTITLTGSATIGAKGTGVATLNGAISESAPSVLTFGTTTLNGTVILTAANTYPGGTVVAAGTLEIAGSGSLGNGTYGGNISNAGTLRHSSSASQTLSGVISGAGALTKTGTATLTLSGSNNYIGATSITGGALLVNGALGNTATTINAASTLGGSGSIAGTVSNSGTLAPGNNAVGNLTVNNTLTLAGGSKVTWEINNWTGAAGTGWDKATVSSLSLTATSGNPITIRPVDLALANFTETNASFVLIQTSSSIPTFSADKFTVDTSGLTLPQGTWAVQQAGNNLVLVYTAVNPDTNGNGIYDTWEAANFGNANPGANLPGDDADKDGLTNLMEYALGTNPLVYTAGPVADLETVADKQHLRLTVNKNPQATNLTYTVETCGALNDWSDVNVVVEADTATQLIVRDSFNTTTSSTRFIRLKVQAGP
- a CDS encoding YdjY domain-containing protein; translation: MQTLSGLLRSGSVIAIAATLGVASAGAQSPPDPAQGAIDGSGKFIPATKPEGGMGPATPEAWKEEVAKLIEKTGETTFRIGRIQCDRATRTISFPAKINAREGLVEYALVTTKGKVHEALLAAEVSPLHLHVAALLIGLAPQGEAPKPVPVTIEVEWATNGPAKKLALEDLLALAHESPQGKTGGTLARGPWHYQGSVVDAGGFAAERDGSIIALISDSTALAGNPRAGGDDDTLYLPNTALLPSEATPVTVTLRPVPPAP
- a CDS encoding GntR family transcriptional regulator; its protein translation is MAEQTAAHLREGFQSGRCVGQLPGVMQLAAELAVSNHTVRAALKMLEQEGWLEDCGAGRRRRIVANQLREPSRRSLRIGILLDEPFEDAGFRTVKILLGGTLCDRGSGTHLRLQ
- a CDS encoding fatty acid desaturase, which codes for MWQLSNTLIPYAALWVLMYFSLAISYWLVVPLAILAGAFLIRTFVIFHDCTHGSFFKSKRANEVVGIITGLLVFTPFHQWRFEHTIHHSSAGDLDRRGIGDVWTLTVQEYLESSRWRRFTYRLSRNPIILFGIAPLLLFLLLHRVPVKKADRQVRLGVHLTNLTLLLMAVAGSWAFGILPYLVIQFTAILVASVAGVWLFYVQHQFEDVYWERRPDWDFAKAALEGSSFYKLPKILQWFSGNIGFHHIHHLSPRIPNYELERAHNAEPMFQNVKPLTIRSSLKSLKFRLWDESAGKLTGYQALNRRRREESET
- a CDS encoding lipid A deacylase LpxR family protein, whose protein sequence is MTLRLLVVFASLSSARHAAAQDSAGTLGLYLENDLFAGTDQHYTSGVKISWSSRDLEKFSDTPFASPFLPLFDLLPYINQKDYQKNLVFALGQNIYTPVDTDTAVLQRYDRPYAGWLYLELGVVWKDAKVRNSLVLDIGVVGSLSYAEETQRFIHDLRGFDSPKGWDNQLDDELAFSVDYEHMWRWPAHERRAGLDWEFLPYAGAALGTVKIDACLGSEFRIGLNLPDDFGTPSIASAAPTSTPVDGRQEADRSRYDVGAYVFTRVEGRAVARNIFLDGNTFSNSHSVDSNVFVADLSAGVAINYHNTKLAYALVYRTKEFDGQDEGQVFGTMSLNWTF